In Stomoxys calcitrans chromosome 2, idStoCalc2.1, whole genome shotgun sequence, the following proteins share a genomic window:
- the LOC106090864 gene encoding uncharacterized protein LOC106090864, translating to MKSYILCTLLGILTTASAQSYTEVDNRQPCVIPKILQGSWFSWETGFPTQTVLDAKQMSRRGYCVAMEKHHGDEYSFVFKEQNVNCYHCVKTFIRTLNVFEKFEGPCVSIPDGVEPSVENVCHGIKDDQQLITLFNENFVPINCRSSLEGVWHFTYQNRFRFTGVCNRPDARIHSCQTAGTQFLIQNQKFNITYQQCQGMDGTFSGIVEYSCLGDWFVGKNHYFAVANTKESRKDEKYRCFLKNRDDDLYIGVSITAECNTLKTPEKSPERLKLTPVKAEYVEPGCTLPQNFSGEWVNTANIDADVIIDDTHINETYYPDRARYRRTIYICRERRGNRIMMARLTVDGCQKDYVCFDFMPRHHNIIRYRKGLAVIKDDFSTVCSWVQFKNAEAWKYDLFLAKNPVPVRCPVAGKFNFTQRGEHPFKTRILGGVTLSPRPDIRCKQNISDLSVCDTDQKEMAVDENYCLSVDHLGRPVDIYSDPDYRMKCIGFWKENLKSYLITYDDLDPLSKYRCWVYQRADLNRVLMSQAVGAFCKLNQDVTSWNHSEGAAVSIDAIEYERERDDCPMYFDDGENPWRQSDASNVIFDWDFYKAGATRLVSIINLELMLTMSFGFIILRLVKFMF from the exons ATGAAATCATATATTTTGTGTACCCTTTTGGGTATTTTAACCACAG CAAGTGCCCAGTCGTATACAGAAGTGGATAACAGACAGCCTTGCGTTATACCCAAAATATTGCAAGGATCATGGTTTTCTTGGGAGACGGGCTTTCCTACACAAACAGTTTTGGATGCCAAGCAGATGTCTCGAAGAGGTTATTGTGTGGCAATGGAAAAACACCACGGTGATGAATATTCGTTTGTTTTCAAGGAACAAAATGTCAATTGTTACCATTGCGTGAAAACTTTTATAAGGACTCTgaatgtttttgaaaaattcgaag GTCCTTGTGTATCGATTCCTGACGGCGTTGAACCAAGCGTTGAAAACGTTTGTCATGGCATCAAAGATGATCAACAGTTAATCACCCTATTTAATGAGAATTTTGTACCCATTAATTGTCGCAGTTCTTTAGAAGGCGTTTGGCATTTTACATATCAAAATAGATTCCGCTTCACTGGTGTCTGTAATAGACCCGATGCACGCATCCATTCTTGCCAAACAGCTGGTACACAGTTTTTGATACAGAATCAAAAATTCAACATTACGTATCAACAGTGCCAAGGTATGGATGGCACCTTTAGTGGAATTGTGGAGTACAGTTGCCTAGGTGACTGGTTTGTTGGCAAAAATCATTACTTTGCTGTGGCCAACACCAAAGAATCTCGCAAGGATGAAAAGTATCGATGCTTTTTAAAAAATCGTGACGATGACTTGTACATAGGCGTTTCTATCACAGCTGAGTGCAATACATTAAAAACGccagaaaaatctccagaacgttTAAAGCTTACGCCTGTCAAAGCGGAATATGTGGAGCCAGGTTGTACATTGCCTCAGAATTTCAGTGGAGAATGGGTTAACACTGCCAACATCGATGCTGATGTCATTATTGATGACACCCATATCAACGAAACCTACTATCCAGATAGAGCACGTTATAGACGAACCATTTACATATGCCGGGAACGACGTGGAAATCGCATTATGATGGCCCGGCTAACAGTTGATGGTTGTCAAAAGGATTATGTGTGCTTTGATTTTATGCCTAGGCATCATAATATAATACGCTATCGCAAGGGTTTGGCTGTTATAAAGGATGACTTTAGCACAGTCTGTTCATGGGTACAATTTAAAAATGCGGAAGCTTGGAAATATGATttatttttggccaaaaatccTGTACCAGTCAGATGCCCTGTCGCaggcaaatttaattttacacaACGTGGAGAGCATCCATTCAAAACAAG AATTTTAGGTGGTGTAACATTGAGTCCCCGTCCCGATATTCGatgcaaacaaaatatttccgatttatCTGTATGCGATACAGATCAAAAAGAAATGGCTGTCGACGAAAACTACTGCCTTTCGGTTGACCATTTGGGCAGACCCGTAGATATTTACA GTGATCCCGATTATCGAATGAAGTGCATAGGATTTTGGAAAGAGAATTTAAAATCATATCTCATAACCTACGACGATTTGGATCCGTTGTCGAAATACAGATGTTGGGTTTATCAAAGAGCTGATTTGAACAGAGTGTTAATGTCACAAG CTGTTGGAGCTTTCTGTAAATTGAACCAAGATGTTACCTCATGGAATCACAGCGAAGGTGCTGCTGTATCTATAGATGCCATAGAATATGAGCGTGAACGAGATGATTGTCCCATGTATTTTGatgatggcgaaaatccttGGCGCCAATCTGATGCTTCTAATGTAATTTTTGATTGGGACTTTTACAAAGCAGGCGCAACTCGCTTAGTGTCAATAATCAATCTAGAATTAATGTTAACAATGTCATTTGGTTTTATTATCTTAAGATTAGTGAAATTTATGTTCTGA